The following nucleotide sequence is from Amia ocellicauda isolate fAmiCal2 chromosome 14, fAmiCal2.hap1, whole genome shotgun sequence.
CCATGGGAAGTCATTTATTAACATTAGTTTGTAttattgtctctctctcagtgttagCGTACTGTTGTGTCCATTCAGTCAATGTGTACTAaagtccctctctctccctctctctcttcctctctgtgcagtgttagtgtagtgcagtgtccagtcagtgctATCTGAGTTGCACCCTTTCCTTAATTTCCTTATCATTCCTCAATCTGCTGTGATTATGCTCGGCCCCTGTTTACAGACCTCggtatctgtctctctccatctctcccccgccctgtctccctctctccctctctccggcactttctgtgtttcctttctctcccctctttctctcccctttCTCCTGCTCCCCCCcgctgtctgtctttctctgctgccctccattcctctccctcctcctccccctcctctttcCCTCCCCGCTTCTCCAGTTTGAGTGTGGCTTTTTTCAGCCCGTGAAGCACTTGTGTCACTGTGTGAGTGAGCGACTGGGCGCGTGGGTGTGTGCgtggtgggggggttgtttgTGGAGGGGTGTATACAAACGTGAcaattgtgccccagccaaatcgcAGATTCCAGTTTAATTACAGAAAATTACTCCTACTTAAACTGTTCTGGGGAGGGGTGTGCAACAGCCTCGTCCCTGAGGAAAACACAGGATATCAAAccctccatctctccatctctctctcagcatTTAAAATCCCAATGTGTGTGTTCTTTGCTcagggctctctctctctctttcctatGGTGATTTTctgttctttctctctctacctctctctgaCTGTCCTGAATTGATCACTGTCGCTTTTAAACCACACGCAACTCAGCCAAACCACgctggattattattttttgtggaGCGCACACTCTCCCCTTCCTGGCGATTGGCTGAAACCTTCCTCTCCTCCCAATCAAAATGCCAGGTTCAAAAGTAGGCGTGGCACCCCCCTCTTGTATCTGCGATTGGCCGCTCCTCGGAGGGCACCGCCCACCCACCGGTCAGCGATTGGTCCAGGCGGCcttgaacacaaacacacacacacacacatgtgcgcGCTCCCGACGCTCGGCTTGTTTGGGATTTTTCCACGCGCgctcccgtgggccagcctgtcaAACGAGTCCAAACTGGCAACAGTGACAGACGAGCGGACACTATAATGTCAGATACATTGGCTGGATACATTTGGCAACCATTTTTCAGACGTAGAAGACTGGTTTTATTTTGGTCGTTAGCATTATTATACCTTTAATGATGTTCTAGTCTTGCTTTCCCACGCCATAGGGGGTCTGGGACACGGCACTAGGCGGACGGGGGACGCGGTGGGTATTGATTGACAGATCGGCCACAGTGTCGATTTAGGTccgttttttaattaatttgcagaggaagaggaagaggaagaggtaCAGTATGATATGATACAGCTAATATTAGACCAGATCATAGCATAGGGGTCGAGGGTTTGCTCCTGCAAACTCCGTGAAATAAACGCACATTGTTGTTTTCTCCTTTATTGCtctattttgtgttgtttgatgattgtgtttgttcatacaatatatatatatatatatatatatatatatatatatatatatatatatatatatatatagagagagagagagagagagagagagagagagagagagagagaccagtgCGCATTTGAGATAAGAGATCCGTTGTCGCTTATAAACATGTAGTTAATAATAGTAGTTAGCTGGTTCGCCGCCGAAGTTGAAACGAAACTAAATCAAAGTCGTTGGTCGCTATAGCTGGGCTGTTTCTATAAATAAgtcagtaaattaataaactgtaaCCTAGCTGTCGGATACAGGCTGCGGAAAAAAAAGCGGATTAGgtgtttatctctctctctctctctctctctctctctctctctctctctcttaagtcTCCTTTTAAAGTAATACAGACGAGGGACATTGCAACGGGAGAGGGACCGTtaggatttattattattattattattattattattattattattattattattatttgcatttacacttgaatttgcatttgcatttatgTCGACACTCAGGCTCCTCCGCACCTTTCTAAATTTAGCCTAGATCCAGAGCTCCGTCCTCGGCCAAGTTCACAGAGTTAGACCCACTCGTGTAAAATCGTTTATCTGCGCCTGTTATGACGTTATAATCGTGGTAGAAGAATCTGTCgcctctttgttgttgtttttattattagctGGACTTTACACCTTTGGGATATGCCTTGTCGCAGTCTGGGATTACATCTAATAATCCGTTGTCCCGTTGCTGTATGTCCACCCTGTAGTATGTGGTGGTAGTAGCGGGGCACCTGCGTGAAGTACCGCGATAGTGACCGGTGCTGCACACCTCGCCGTACCGGGGACCACCGCGGTGACGTCATCGGCGGCACCGGTGTGACCGTGCAGTGAGTCGCAAGGGGATGAGGCGAGAGGAGTCGGACTCTAACGGCCAGCTGTACTCCTCACCGGACACCTCAGAGCAGGACTGCGAGGTACTGTCTCTTGGGCTTTCTGTCTGTCACCCACATCTGTCctgctgtctctgtctctctatgcATGTCTTCAAAGCTGGGACACACTCCATTCGTGGACATTTTCTCTATTATCATTATGATTAGTATCAAGGCATCCGATTAATGGAGCATTGACCTTGTGGAGCCTGGCTTAGGGAAAGCAGCTactgtattttttcttctctttttttatctcttttttttttggtagctCAATGTGTGCTGGGCCTGCTGTtgtgctaaaaaaaaaatcattatataACTCCATTGGCGATAGTGGGCTGAGAACAATGTCACTGTGAGTGGCTGTGTACCAGATTCAGAGCTGCTATGCCAGGGAACACAGGCAATCTGCTCCAGCGCTACTTGTTGGGTTTGGAGCGAGGGCCCCGGGTGGGCAGGGGGCCTCCACACTTGGCTGTAGCTGTGTCGGTAACAGTGTCGCCTTGAAACTCTGCTTTCCCCAGTTAGGAAGTTGAGCTTGATTTGCTTGCTGGTTGTACAATTAATTGTCGAAGTGTAAATCACTAATTGTATAAGTCTTTTCTCATGCATTGGGTTTTTGGTACAGGGTGGGGGGTTGACCCCATCCCAGGTTGGTtgtgtttataattaacactctcttcccctctctctcagtgtagtTTTAATGAACCATTGATGTTGATGTCGATGTGTCTGTTTTAACTCTCCCCCTGAACCCCCACCTCTCATTCCTCTCTCTCAATGGCAACGTTCAGGCTCTCCCTCGGTCCAGCAGTCGGTCAATTGGTCAGGCAGTGTGTCCGTCAGTCTGCGTGTCTGTCAAGGAGATGCAGTGTTCAGTCACCGAGTTGGTTTTGTGTCAGTCctgttctctttctctctctctctctctctcacacagggggagggggatggtggTGCAGGCGGTGTGGAGACAGTGTGCCAGTTGGCCATTGCCAGGCTGCCTGGGGGCAAGCTGAGGGTGTGTGGCAGGTGCCAGCGCCCCCACTGCGAACCCCACGAGCACTCAGTgagtttctctctttttctctcgcTCTTTCTGTGTTTTCCGGTCACACATTCACTCTATTTATTCCCTCACTTGCTTCCTGTTTTAccctctctgcatctctctctctctgtagctcATTGTGTGCTGGTCTCCCTGTCTGCCACCCCAGTCTTACACAGCAGCCCTCTCTTGCTCAGTTAATCTCTCTCTTACAACTCTCTCTACCTccttttatctctctctctaatacatacatatatatgtatatattgctctcccactctctccctcactATCTCTCCCCTCAGGgctgtctgactaacaatagcTTAAATCTATAAATAGCTCCTGAAACGGTGTGGAATATTATACCCCCCCGTCTCCTTTCCTTCCCCCTCTAACACTGTAGGCTGACACTTCAATCCCTCACACTGGCTGTCTGAACCAGTCTGATAGGAGACTTTGCTTTGAGTGAGACCCAGGCAGTCctagatagagagagggaggtgggggggcatgctgtacagagagagagggagcaagagagagagagacagagagagtggtGTCAGTGTGAATTCCTCACATGACTTCTTGTCAGCTGCTCCCCTCCATagcgctccctctctccctccctccacttGCCCTAAGATCAATGGAGACAACACCAGCTGtggccacccccccccccaacactttCCTTTCCCATTCCTCTACATCTCAGAAGACGTCATGACTATAACTAATGCTAGAATGGGGCTGGTGATACAGGATAACAGTTGCCCTTTGTAGAGTGATGGGGGGTGttgcttccacactgttcacaacattatatttcttttttcccATAGACCTGTGTAAAAGGGGAGGAGGGCGGGCGCTCCAGAGGGCTGGTGACTCGATTCTCAGAGGGCTACGGCACCGAGGTACGTgcccactgtctgtctgtctgtctgtctgtctgtctgtctgtctgtctttctctgtctgtgtctcagtctcagtctgtctgtcaggcttgtatgtatgtgtgtttgtatgtctaTATGTCTATCTGCaacagagagggaggagagggagagggagagagaagagagggtgggaggggtacatacactcacctaaaggattattaggaacacctgttcaatttctcattaatgcaattatctaaccaaccaatcacatggcagttgcttcaatgcatttaggggtgtggtcctggtcaagacaatctcctgaactccaaactgaatgtctgaatgggaaagaaaggtgatttaagcaattttgagcgtggcatggttgttggtgccagacgggccggtctgagtatttcacaatctgctcagttactgggattttcacgcacaaccatttctagggtttacaaagaatggtgtgaaaagggaaaaacatccagtatgcggcagtcctgtgggggcgaaaatgccttgttgatgctacaggtcagaggagaatgggcctactgattcaagctgatagaagagcaactttgactgaaataaccactcgttacaaccgaggtatgcagcaaagcatttgtgaagccacaacacatacaaccttgaggcggatgggctacaacagcagaagaccccaccgggtaccactcatctccactacaaatagaaaaaagaggctacaatttgcacaagctcaccaaaattggacagttgaagactggaaaaatgttgcctggtctgatgagtctcgatttctgttgagacattcagatggtagagtcagaatttggcgtaaacagaatgagaacatggatccatcatgccttgttaccactgtgcaggctggtggtggtggtgtaatggtgtgggggatgttttcttggcacactttaggccccttagtgccaattgggcattgtttaaatgccacggcctacctgagcattgtttctgaccatgtccatccctttatgaccaccatgtacccatcctctgatggctacttccagcaggataatgcaccatgtcacaaaggtcgaatcatttcaaattggtttcttgaacatgacaatgtgtTCACTGTAATAAACTGGACACCAGatttcaacccaatagagcatctttgggatgtggtggaacgggagctacgtgccctggatgtgcatcccacaaatctccatcaactgcaagatgctatcctatcaatatgggccaacatttctaaagaatgctttcagcaccttgttgaatcaatgccacgtagaattaaggcagttctgaaggcgaaagggtgtcaaacacagtattagtatggtgttcctaataatcctttaggtgagtgtatatttctaTACTAAAGGAGACAGagcgagagcaagagagagagagagagagagagagcacctgAGTAGAGATGTTaaaacagtgtgtgtttgtgcaggagGTGCTGACAGAGCCAGAGTGTGTCCAGGCTGTCCCTCAGGGAGAGAGCGACGCGGACGCCGATATAGAGGACACTGACAACAGGTTTGTACacagaagacacacacacactgcggcAATTTGCACGTGTCCAATACTCATGAACAGAACACAGAATAAATGTCTACTCCATCTTAACATTTTGTGAACCCttctttaatatataaatatactgttAGTTGGCTCTCAAGCAAAGAAGTGAAAATTAACTGTTGAGAGTACAGCACTGGAGCTAGACTGCTCTTGGCCCCGCCCCTCATCCTCACCTTCCCTCTCTATTGGCCAGGCTCCAGGAGGCGGAGTCCCTGCAGCGCATCAGCTCCAAGCGACGTCGCCGCCAGCGAATCACCAAGCAGGACACCACGGAGAGCGAGGACGACGGGGGGCGGAGCCACAGGGTGCACCGCTGGAACCTGAGACTGAGCCCCCACCGAACCCACAGCCGGACGATAGAGGAGGTACAGATGCTGTATATATCCTCTTAGTTGCGCTAGgaagcactgtggagtagtggttagggctctggactcatgactggaaggttggggtggggcagtgctgttgtacccttgagcaagatacttcacttagattgttccagtaaaatgcccagctgtataaatgggtacaaatgtaagttgccctggataagagtgtcagctaaatgacaaaaataataataggaagATATTGTAGGTCTGTAGAGGAAGGTGTGGGGACTGAAGGCACTGTCTACACTGCAGGGATAAACAGGAAGAATAGACAATGACTGGAATGAATCTCAAGTAAACTGTtgcctttcctttcttttctctctctctctctctctctctctgacaggaGAGCGTGTCCCAGGTTCGTCCGCTGGTCCTGGGCCGACCGTGCTCGGGGGGCTCTGTGTGCCCCCAGCCTGGGCCAGGGGCCAGTGTGGGTGGGAAGGGGGCAGTGATGTGGCCCTCCAGCCTGCTGCCCTGGCCCCTGGCCCTGTCCCTCCTCCTGCTCCCTCTATCCATCCTGCTGCTGATGGCTCTGTTGCCCCTCGTCAGCACGTgaacccccccccactccccctctctctctcactccccctGGCTCTTTCATACTCtcactctccatctctccctctgtcttttGTCTCTCCATCCATTttccttctcttcctctcccaaTTCTGTGGGACCTCACTTACTCAactttccctccccctctctctcaccttttCAGCTCTCTCATCGCGCCcagactctctctcttctcactcatttacacactgtaacacattgAACAGTTCCCAGTTCtgtatctctctccctcccactctttccctctctctctccctttctcattCTCACACGCACTGCAACAGACCTCTCCAGCTAGCACCCCTCCCCTGTCTCCGATTCTCTCCCTCGCACCAACGCGCTCGCAGTTCACACCGAACAGCTCAGCACCTCCCCCGACCTCCACCCCCACCCAGACACAGACTCGCCAGAAGcaccctgctctctctctccgctgCCAAAGCCCGGCACCACTTCAGTTATGTAACAGAGAGCTTTTGCACAGAGCAGGAgaccctgtactgtactgctggaCACCCCTGACAAAGACGTGATTaaggaaaaaagtaaataaagtagAGAATGTGTTGGTGCACATGAGCTACAGAGAGGAGCAAAACTATGTCCAGGTGAGGCGGGAGCACAGAGGCGTGAGCGAGGAGCGCGAGGGCGAAACCCGGTTCTGAACACTGTGAGCTGACGAGGGGGAAATGTACCGTCCACTGTCTAACCTGCTGTACCATGCTGAGCTTTGACAACCAGTGACTGAAACCCAGTGGGACTTTTACGCTCTTCTCTCCCCATATCCCCCTCCCCCAGCAGTGGATATGGAAGGGGGCCACTCAACGATTGTGTTGCCTTCACTCGGCTACATCATCCAGACCCCCCTCTCAGCGCCAGGGCTCCGGTCAGTTGGCGCAGTGTGGAGTAGCAGATTTGTCACCGTGCTGGGGAGGTTGGCACCCAGAGGAATGCTTGAGATGACGGTTCGATGGCGGCGGGTGGGGTCTGACTGCACACGCTACCCTGACGTTGAATGCTTCTCCCCTCAATGATCGACACATGCTGGGGGGTCTCGGCTGCTGCAGCAGTGGACGCTACCCAGCAATAAAGACACGCGGTGGCCCCCGCTAGAAGCATCCCCTCTCGCACTGTGCAAAGACTCCTGTGTGAATCAATGCCCCTTCCTGCTGTgaatcattttcttttcaactttttatttatatagtttGTTTCTCACCAGCCCTCAAGCCAACACTgtttccctccccaccccaccccaccccacccccacaaaGCCTCAGGACACGGAAGAACcaactgcattttgtttttgttttcatttgtgtgtgttttttttgcaaataataaaatattgttttctccTGGTCTGAGTGTGTTGGGGAGGGAAGGATGTATATTAGGCCTACTGCTCaatggagagagacagatggacagatggagatacacacaagcacacacacctctctctctctcacctcacaACTCATCACTTTCTCATGGCTGGGACTCCTCTCTGTGCTCTGCAGGCCAATCTGCACATTGTTATTCTCCTGTAGCCGTCATAATAACAGAAACCAATATACCAACAGTGATTCAAGCAGTAGTAGTAACAGCAACACCAGGGACAATTATTGGTTTACAGCATCTACATATTCCCAGTATCCCAAGTCTGCTTGTAATTCCGAGAGTATTACGGGTTGGGAATTTTTCGTGGCCGTACCTCACAGATGGTAGGGATGGCGAGAGAATTCAAGTTTCCCTCGCTGGGAGTGGGAATCATCTTTCtggtgagacacagagacacacactccaGGGAGTCCAACAGCACACACCAAACTAACAAGTGTGATCTGAGAAAAATGAGACAGACAAGGGTCTTCACTGATATTCAAGAAGTAAATCATATGATATTCAatacatttctttattatttctttcacaGAATAGAGGAATATAAATAGACATCTGATTATTAAAATGGTGTCAAGGCACACAGCTGTGCTTGGTCTGGAATGTTCATTTCCTGCTAATCTTTCCCCCACTTTTACTCAGTTCTCCCGAAGCAAAATGCAGCTCCTTCAAcaaggaaataaacaaaaaaggaagTAAAAGttttctaataaaaaataaaaaaaacctcAGTCAAGTGCGAAtaccaaacaaaaagaaaaaaaaaaacgactttTGTAAAATAGTCCTTATGTTGCacgtttcagttaaaactttGATGGAATACTTAAACGAAGAGGTGAGGAGAAGGGGTAGTGGAGGATGAAGGGGGTGGGAAAGGAGGGGTGAGGGAGGGGAATGGATGTTTGCAGAGCATAGGAGGCAAAGGGGGGGTGGACAGAAATTATGAGGAAATTATGACAGAAATTTGAGGACaatcacactgcacacaaagagagcgagaggtgtgtgtgtgtgtgggggggctaAATCCTTCATATAGGAAAAGCCTCCGAGATGTACTCAGGTGCTGGTGTGGAGAAGAACGAGAAAGAAGTTGGTCACGTTCTAGTTAACTCTGTGACTGTTGGGATAAGGAGAGGAGTCTGCCTGTCtagcactcctcctcctcctctttttgTGGGTGTGgtggaaaaagg
It contains:
- the LOC136768694 gene encoding uncharacterized protein LOC136768694; the protein is MRREESDSNGQLYSSPDTSEQDCEGEGDGGAGGVETVCQLAIARLPGGKLRVCGRCQRPHCEPHEHSTCVKGEEGGRSRGLVTRFSEGYGTEEVLTEPECVQAVPQGESDADADIEDTDNRLQEAESLQRISSKRRRRQRITKQDTTESEDDGGRSHRVHRWNLRLSPHRTHSRTIEEESVSQVRPLVLGRPCSGGSVCPQPGPGASVGGKGAVMWPSSLLPWPLALSLLLLPLSILLLMALLPLVST